ATCAGCTCATGGTGGGTCTGGAAACGACCGGCATGGGGCGCGATGTGTCCTGGGGATTCTATATTTCCCAGTTCACGTACCTGGTCGGCTTGGCCGCCTCGGGCGTCATGATCGTGTTGCCCAACTACTTCCACAACTATAAAAAGAACAAGCACATGGTCATTTTCGGCGAATTCATGGCAATCGCCGCCTGTATCATGTGCATGCTGTTCATTGCTGTTGACGTGGGGCAGCCCACTCGCATGCTCAACGTCATGCTGCATCCCACACCCAACTCGATCCTGTTTTGGGATATGACCGTTTTGGTCGGCTACCTGGTCCTGAACCTGCTGGTGGGCTGGACCTGCCTGATGGCCGACCGTGCCAATCTGCCGCACCCGAAGTGGCTCAAGCCCTTCATTTATACGTCCATCATCTGGGCCTTCTCCATCCACACCGTGACGGCGTTCCTGTACCAGGGCCTGCCCGGTCGCCATTACTGGCTGACGGCCATCCTGGCTGCCCGCTTCCTGGCGTCCGCGTTCTGCTCCGGGCCTGCCATTCTGCTGTTGGTGTTGAAGATTACGGAAAGGTTCACCACCTTCCAGATGCCCAAGGATGCCGTGAAGACGCTTGTGAAGATCATCATGTACGCCATGTGCGTGAACATGTTCTTCTTCATGCTTGAAATCTTCACGTCCTTCTATTCCAACATGCCGGGCCACATGAACCCCATTTTGTACTTGTTCGCTGGCGAACATGGGCACAATGAGCTGGTTCCGTACATGTGGACCTTTATTGTTCTCG
This DNA window, taken from Pseudodesulfovibrio sp. S3, encodes the following:
- the dsrP gene encoding sulfate reduction electron transfer complex DsrMKJOP subunit DsrP; translation: MLELALKGSKRYWMWISFLLVLIGIGSLAYVNQLMVGLETTGMGRDVSWGFYISQFTYLVGLAASGVMIVLPNYFHNYKKNKHMVIFGEFMAIAACIMCMLFIAVDVGQPTRMLNVMLHPTPNSILFWDMTVLVGYLVLNLLVGWTCLMADRANLPHPKWLKPFIYTSIIWAFSIHTVTAFLYQGLPGRHYWLTAILAARFLASAFCSGPAILLLVLKITERFTTFQMPKDAVKTLVKIIMYAMCVNMFFFMLEIFTSFYSNMPGHMNPILYLFAGEHGHNELVPYMWTFIVLAFLSIAFLVTPQLRENHKLLPWTLVILVIATWLDKGLGLVIGGFTPTPFETITTYWPTGKELLVSMMVYAIGALVVTVLFKIATDVKEEMGHSQALPCGCSSEDVCECAPEGE